A single genomic interval of Streptomyces sp. BA2 harbors:
- a CDS encoding papain-like cysteine protease family protein, which translates to MRHRTSRYSGRRRLSALVLVAAALVAAPAATATAAPDDPSVLAAKRLNITMQAQQKTNWCWAAAGNTIAAFYGKKYSQNQFCNAAFGRSQNTECPNNQATLGNVQNGLEWAGINPGSYVNGWLRYPTVQAEINAGRPVETRILWSNGGGHMHVLYGYDDASSWVYWGDPWPSSNRYNWASHSWYVNNNTFSWTHSLYRIGA; encoded by the coding sequence ATGCGCCATAGAACCAGCAGGTACAGCGGACGCAGACGGTTGTCCGCGCTCGTCCTCGTGGCGGCGGCCCTGGTCGCCGCGCCGGCGGCCACGGCCACCGCCGCCCCCGACGACCCGTCCGTTCTCGCCGCCAAGCGCCTGAACATCACGATGCAGGCCCAGCAGAAGACCAACTGGTGCTGGGCCGCGGCCGGGAACACGATCGCCGCCTTCTACGGCAAGAAGTACAGCCAGAACCAGTTCTGCAACGCCGCCTTCGGGCGCAGCCAGAACACCGAGTGCCCCAACAACCAGGCCACGCTGGGCAACGTGCAGAACGGTCTGGAGTGGGCGGGCATCAACCCCGGTTCGTACGTCAACGGCTGGCTGCGCTACCCGACCGTGCAGGCCGAGATCAACGCGGGCCGGCCGGTCGAGACCCGCATCCTGTGGTCGAACGGCGGCGGTCACATGCACGTCCTCTACGGGTACGACGACGCGAGCAGCTGGGTCTACTGGGGCGACCCGTGGCCCTCGAGCAACCGCTACAACTGGGCCTCGCACAGCTGGTACGTCAACAACAACACCTT